The following coding sequences are from one Nicotiana tabacum cultivar K326 chromosome 1, ASM71507v2, whole genome shotgun sequence window:
- the LOC107830661 gene encoding UMP-CMP kinase 3: protein MESRKEGYRGSGKQKKVKIVFVIGGPGCGKGTQCKRIAQQFGYTHLSVGELLRQEINSGSETGSMIQKIMKEGKLVPSDVTVRLLQQAMQGMDNDKFLIDGFPRSEENVKTFENLTKMEPEFVLYLDCPQDEMERRLLSRNEGREDDNIETIRNRFKVFLESTLPAVKYYESKGKVKKVDAGKSVDEVFESIKAIFSQGKEDKVTPSRHNHKCSIL from the exons ATGGAGTCACGCAAG GAAGGTTATAGAGGCTCAGGAAAGCAGAAAAAGGTCAAAATTGTTTTTGTTATAG GTGGTCCAGGGTGTGGTAAAGGCACGCAATGCAAAAGAATAGCACAACAGTTTGGCTACACTCATCTTAGTGTTGGTGAGCTTCTACGTCAAGAAATCAATTCTGGTTCTGAAACTGG CTCTATGATTCAGAAAATTATGAAGGAGGGGAAACTTGTTCCTTCAGATGTAACAGTGAGGCTTCTTCAGCAAGCCATGCAGGGAATGGACAACGACAAATTCCTTATTGACGGCTTCCCCCGGAGTGAAGAGAATGTTAAAACATTTGAGAATCTT ACAAAAATGGAGCCTGAGTTTGTCCTTTATCTAGATTGTCCACAAGATGAAATGGAGAGGCGCTTGCTCTCAAGAAACGAG GGAAGGGAGGATGATAACATCGAGACAATAAGGAATCGATTTAAAGTGTTTTTGGAGTCAACTCTCCCAGCAGTTAAATATTATGAATCAAAGGGGAAAGTTAAGAAG GTTGATGCTGGAAAATCTGTTGATGAGGTTTTTGAGTCCATCAAAGCTATTTTCTCTCAAGGAAAAGAGGATAAGGTGACACCAAGCAGACACAACCACAAATGCTCGATACTTTGA